The segment ATACAGCTTTTTAATATGCAGTTAAATCAGGCAATTAAAGGGGAACTTAACACTGAGATGTTGTCAAATGCTTCATTCAGGCTCACCCCAGGCACCTCTGTGTTATTTAGAACCAAAGGATAAACATCTTGAACAATGAAGACTCATAATATTTCCAATATGATGTGCTATTTTCAGCTTTCTACTTTGCCTGCCTGGTTGTTAGTGTGGAACCTGGCATTATGCAGGTATAAAACAATACTGTGGCATTTGATGTcagaacagatttttttttttttatgtatcaccCTCTCAACTTGTTAATAAAATTGTAGCAATTATACGTTCCAAATGTCCAAATACATGTTTGAATTGCCTGAGACTGCAGGAAAATGCACCcttaatttcaaaattttccaggggagcatgcccccccccccataagAAACCTAGATCTGCCCCTGGGAGTCATTCAGTTTTCATAATTTTCAGTGCATAGTAGTATAAACCTCTGCTTTTCAAGACAGACCTCCCAGTTCAAAAAGCATAATACTGGATTTTGACACGGATGAAGTCAAACTTTTTCAACAAAACACATGTTTCAATCAGATAATCAAGAATATTGAGTGTTATCAtgtggttcccatgatgcactgtttctttctctttttgctctgtatgcccactctgcatttaatcattagtgatcgatctctgctcccctccacagcatgtctttttcctggttctctccctcagccccaaccgtcccagcagaagactgcccctccctgagcctggttctgctggaggtttcttcctgttaaaagggattttccttcccactgtagccaagtgcttgctcacaggggatcgttttgaccgttggggttttacatattattgtgtggccttgccttacaatataaagcgccttggggcaactgtttgttgtgatttggcgctatataaaaaatagattgattgattggtttattACGTTTTTCTGCATGActtaaacaaaaaacaagaatCATGTGGAGAAGCCAACCTTTTTGTAAATGAGTGAGTCAATATCTAATCAACTGAGCATTTCAAAATCAAAATTCAAGCAGTTTCAGGAAACCTTTATATTTCACATCATTAAAAGTAATGATTAAACAGTACTACATGCACATTTAACATTCCATCCATTTCACTGGTAGGCTGTAGTCGCAATATTTCCGAAGCATTTGAACACCATTACGTTTTATTATTCAACTCCGCCCACAAGGCATCCCACCAGACATTTATTACAACGACAATAAGTTTATAACATTATTATGCACACCATTATGCATTCATGTTATACAGTCTATGTACACAACCCACAATGTGCACAGAATGAAACGTGAAATTAATTATGCATCACATAATAGAGcattgtaaagaaaaaaaacctttatCTCAACTCTGCCTCTGTAACAAGCAGACATTTGTATATTTATTCAATGTGTACCGAAAATCACATTAGAGTTAAGTGTACGGCCATAGACTGAGTAGTTTGTAACCAGACGCTGAAATGACTGAACAATAAAGAAAGTAGGGGCTTGCTCACACTAAATATGGGTCGTGTGGCTTCACAGCCTAACGAAGCTTTCAGCGGCGGTCTTCGTGTCGAATGAAGCCTCTCTGCCCACACTCTCTCTTTAACCTATGACCTCCTGAGTGTTGCTGCCAGTCCTCCGCCATATTGACTGTTGTCTTGAATGGAGGAGAGAGCGAGCGAGAACATTTTGAGGTCGAGAAGATACGAAAGTGCGCTCTTAAAATTAAGTGGAAActggtgcaaacttggtcaaggcgTATACTGACGCCGCTATAATGGCAAGGAAGAAACGCAAGCAGCAGGGGGTCGTCCAGAAGGAGCTTGTTCCCGGACAGCAGCCCACGGCGAAGAGCTCCGCGGCTCCGGGCGACGCGGCTGGCGGCGGAGATGCTGCGCTGGATCGGCGGCTGCCGCCACCAGGGCGACCCAGTAGCTACTAGCAGCGAGCTAGCCTTCGAGCTAACCTCCTCCATTGTGCTCTTTGGATATATCCTGCAAAGGTGAAGTTATTGCGCGCTTGCCCGTTCAGAGGTTTTACTGTTAATGCAACCGCTGCAAATGCAGGCGTGTACTTTGCAGTTTAAAGAATAATAAATAGGCTTTGGTCTGCGAACAGAACGGCGCCTGCAGACGCTTGTTCTAGGGCAGTGTGCAACCTCACAACCCCACTGCTCCACCGGACAGGTGACTTTTTCCCGGGACAGGTAGCTGTGTTGTTGCTCCATATCGAGGATTTAAATTAGCACTCTTCATCCACCCACTAACATTTTTAGCTTCACGTTAAGCTAGCTGTGTAGCTAGCGTGCTGCAAGCGTGCTCGTTGGCCGTGCACAACATCCACTCAGCGCAGTTACTGCGAGCTAAGCGTCTAGCTGGAAGAGATAACGGCTTTATATGGAAGCAGCGATTTAGCGCTCAGGAGGATCGTTATGTTTTTTGACCCCAGTTACTCCTGCACTTGCCTCTTATCACGTTCTGCGGTCCAACTAATGTCAAAAGTGCAATACTTGTGAATCGGCTAATAATGTGTGTGTATTCCTAAACATATGGCGAAAGTGTCATTTATTCTGTATCAACTTACAGAAGCCCTTTAAGTGTCATGCAAAGGGTTGGCTTCAAGTTTAGACATTCTCAGTTTTTACAGTGATGTTTGAAATCACAATATTTTGACACTGGATTTTATTACAAGTTATAGCTTGATTGATTTAACTTATTTTGTAAAATtcaatggccacggagctctgcggctgcggtcaacatctgcatcaaaaaCAGCGATGtgagtctctggacctgttgccagatttagcgcagctccgcacagcagacaggagggcagtgtgagtggcccgctgctgcgtttaccgagccgcagactcagtaagcgcatcggaggcagtgagagcaatcgcggtgatgccgaccggtgccacgactggcccctgataaggacgcagaacacaatgcgctgggaaaaaaagcatgcaaaattgcactaaaaacaaTCTGTGAAACTGCAAGGCCGCAAGGTGAACCgcgtatagcgagggaccactgtacacaaataaataaaagtaaatagcctgatctcgtaattacaggatcttttctcataattacgaaatCAGCGGTtttgatttattgtgtgtgtATCCAGTGAATGTATCTGCCGCGTTAGACttgtaaatgcgtgcagcaatgtATGTGTGGAACTTGTCTGTGTGCCTCCACCAGGGGGCACAAGCACCAATGACATCACCATTGCTGTCGTTTAAGCCTGGCTGGTTCCTTGGAAGAGATCAaaacacatttggcaaatactttTTCCTACAATATGGCCCCGTAAATGTCCAAAACAAATGTCAGGCTGGAAAAGACGAGACAATTTTCCAAGTCAACGATTGCAACAGTGTGTCTTTATGCTGACACACGCAtaaaaaacacactgctttgtttcCGCCCCTGGACCATCCACCAATCACAGACGGGACTCGCACTAATTTGCATGCAGTATCTATAAATGAACGGCTATCAGAGCCAAAATCTCTTTGTTTCATTAAATGCAGATTGCATTTAATTTGCAAATACTTTGCTACAAAATAAGGCCCCATAGCCTTATGTCATTTAAGTATTGTTGATGAtttagtttattttgtaaaagcacattCTGCAACCACACAAAAGGCCAGCCATAGGGGTTATCCTGGAGTGACGTAACTCCCGTAAGGATAACCATAGTAGTTATCTTTACTGAACTGTGTAAGGTGGTCCACAGCCTTTCTAAATTTTGTCTGTTAAATGGTGCATTCTGAAGAGGTTTTACTTTTTAGTAGTTTGTATGTTTAATTGGTCAGTGAAATCATGTTATCACTGTAATTGTGAGCGGAGAAAAAAGTTGCCTTTTTGCAGAATGGTATTTATCATGAAAGTGCTGTAGAAATAGTTTTTCAAAATAGTTCCTCagtcttttgaaaaaataatttcaaGTTATAGACTCAAGTCTGcttcattttattgatttcttaTTAAATTTCTTTTCATGACTTTTTATTCACTAGTACTCTTCATATACAACTAAACTGTACTtgaacatattgcagcatttacgATCTTCAAATTGCAAAATGTGTTTGAagattataaatcattggtcatcttgtttttcattgttctttaattcctgttttttttttaaatgagaagcAGCTTTTTTCTGCTGTCCACATTTTGCTGATTAAAACCGTGATCTGATCTGAACTGTGAGTTTTGTGATCCGTGACACCCCTATTATTTGTTTCTTGTGACACCCCTCGGGCATAAAATGACAGATTTGTTCAGCCCTTATTAcagtacttttttcttttcttttttagtaTTGTGGTGCAAATCTTTTGCAGTCAGAGACTGCCAAGTCTGGCACTGAGACACATCACCTAAAGCAACATTTCATCCCAATTATGCAGTGGTGTTCTGCCAGGTTTCTGCTGTAGATCGCTTAAGTTCTTGGTTGTTCTGGTGTTTTCTGTTCCACTAGTGAAATCCAAGCTGAATTGGATTCTTCTTGTGATTAACTGTGTTGATGCAGAGCATTAAACATTTTTGCCTGTCAGACTTGTGATGCTTCTGCTGTattttggggggtaattttcTTTCTACACTGACTGTTTTTGCATGAAGCCCTGAATGCAACAGATTTCATCTTGCTGTTTTGTCAGCCATCATCAATAGATACGAAAGACCTAGTTGCCCTGACAGCCACACATACTCGCACTATAATATTAGCTCACAGATAAGGTTGTTAGCTGTGGATCAAGAGAGGTGATAAGGACAGAGTTTTTGTCATCTGCTgtacttgtttgtttgttctgggTTTTTCAGCACACCAGACAGTGCATAGTGGATTCTttcttttaaaaaacaaattttCCAATTTTGTCATGCTTAATATTTTTACAATAGCTATTTAAGGTGGGGTTTTTGTTACACTGCCCTAcgttattgtacaaccccaaatcagaaaaggttgggatgCTACACCATTTACACCTCATAATGTTGCCATTGTTTTTCACAACACTTGAGATGATTTGACATTGAGGAAACCAGGCGATAAAGAATTTCAGCTGTTTTTGtcgcattcttcctgcaaacatgtcttaTGTGTGCAGCAGTATGGGGTGGTTGTTGCATTTTCCTCATTTTAAAATTCCCTACACTTACCCATGTCTTTGTAGTGTGAACACAATCTGGTTTTGCATCATCTTTGTGTGGATGTCCCTGAACAAAGAAGGCAGCGTATGTTGCTCTAAATTCACCTTAGGCTTCCACCCTTGCccttttatgcactgaaattcctcaagatttgttcagttgtttaattcagtgatgaaagttttccaaaaattcacagaaatTTGTTTTTTACTTATGTGGTGAACGTTTCTGCGTTAGTTTTGATAGCAAACGTCAGAATCCATTAAtgttccacacccaaacagttagtggtggtaaTGCatcgtgttggtttgcaaaccaccAGTAAgctcaaaagaagaagaaatgttatttttgttttcctggggcGTGTCGGATTCACTGATCACTATACGAGTATATTACTGGattgctcattggccaatattttttaaGCAAACCGgctgccatattaccactccgatgTTCTGCTCCTGaactcttttctattgatctttaatgaggcgcacgcaactttattctttgtatttttgttaaaaaaaataccttcatgtgcagctataacctGCGCAAATCGCAAGACAaaaggctgtggatgaacatttcaactgtgagtataactgaaatgggaagtaatgaacaataatttgaagagttctcgcCCTTATtgcagcatataggcaaagataataataataagtggcttattaacatgtgtagccacatgttatGTTTTGTGTTGGATAaactattttaaaacatttattagaTCTACTTGTGCATACTTTTGGAGCTTTAGgcgaattgagtatttgtccctgtgagatatgagtaactgagaatagaagggaagaaagtgtcaaagtaataaaagaaaaaataaatagctaatcatgacaggcatagattaggagggatcaatcatacattatccgaagaacaaaactaagtaaatgagagaattaGTTCaattattacttgaaattgttgacgttctaataagctgtctgtGTGCGGTCcgcataagttgggagtggcaagatggccacCACTTTGTGTCAGTGGATTGTATGGCgcgtgtgggccaatgagctatccagtattgTATACAGATAAGTGGtcggatttagtctgtggtctgtatttgtaaaattgtGAAACATTCTGATGAGACGTCAAagtggatattaagtctcacGTTTTCACGTCTTGAGCTGAGACTGAAGGATAATGTTACACGGCGCCGCTCATCCACACAGCAGTGAATGAGAGATGTTGTTAGCATTacaatttctattttattttgtaaTGAAACTCCTGGATAAGCAtcagcaccagtgggcctcagggcctatatttgACTTACTTCTGCTCATCCTACAAGTCACAACACTCACATTGTGTAACTTCTGCACAACCTTTTTTTCTCCCCAAGCAACCATGTTTTGACTGAGGACATAGTTTTCCGAGAGGTTACTCCAGCCAACTGCCTCATTTCCAGACGCCTGTTGACCAAAACAAGCCGAGCTCCACGTTGGATGGAGCGGTACCTTCCAAAGCACATGGCCAGCTTGGCATACATCATAGAGGACTCTATTGTGGACCCTCAGGCTAGTACTATGACTACAGTAACGTGGAACATCACCCATGCTCGCCTCATGGTACTACAAAGCTCAGTTCCTTTGACACAAAAGGTAAAAAGGGGTTGTGTCTTAATCTTTCTGTGGGTTTCTGTGCTTCAGTCTGTTGAGGAACGGTGCGAGTACCGTGTTAATGCTGAGAATGGCAGCTGGACGGAGATCAGAAGAGAAGCTTGGATCTCCTCCAACATCTATGGGCTCTCTCGGGCTATTCAGGTCAGTAAGGTGGAGCGCCATAATGCCTCGTAGCCCAGGCGGCAGAGTGTGGGGCATCTGAAGGGCGAGACTAAGCCACCCACAGCTCGTGTTTTAATTAGTAACTGCTGTGTGAAAATGACAGCTGAGCTTGAAGCCCTGTCAGGGTTTGAATTGCTGATTGATATGTGGCATGGAATTGAAATATTCCTCTGCTTATGTCAAATCCTGAGAACACGTAACAATAAATAACTTGTTGACAACGTCATTGAAGGTATCCTGCCCAGCTGACTTTGTTTTTGTCTCCATGTTTCAGGAATTTGGCCTTGCAAGGTTCAAGACCAGTGTTGCAAAGACCATGAAGGGTTTTGAATTTGTGCTAGCAAAAATGCAAGGTAAAGTGTTGTTCCACTCAACTGATGGATATTTCAGATTTAATTAATAACCATGAGAGTGGAGGGCTACACTCTGGTTCAATAACAAAACTGAGACATCCTTTAatcttgttttatttaatctACAGGTGCAAAATATGGACCTTTTATGACATCTGACTATTTTTAATTAGAGATGTAATGCTTTATAAGGTACACCTGTatggatttttttaatcattgtttATAAATGATATAATTATGGAACACCACCTAGATATTACcagtttatgtgaaacctggctgaaacctacCATTGTccaccccttaaatgaagcctgcccacctgcGTATACATTTAGTTATGTCCCTCACGATACAATGCAAGGTGAAGTTGTTGCTTTTATTCATGAATCTGGGTTTGGCTTACTGGCTCCTGGGGGTctaaaatataactcatttgtgtATTTgattctgctctgctcaggatgccACATATAATAGCCAAAGCAAGAGGAATAAAATTCAAACATGCTaccttgtcactgtatataggcccccgggCTCATATTGTGAATTGctcgatgaatttggtgagtttatctctaatttggcaaccatgcagataacattctgattcttGGTGACTTCAAGATCCATGTACAAATCTGTACAACCCTGTACAAATCATACATTATAGATGcattattaaatggtaaatggactgcatttatatagcgcttttccatctgcatcagacgctcaaagcactttacacatcaatgttcACATTCACCCTGGTGTCAGGCTACTGccgtgcaaggtgcccactacacaccaggagcatctAGGGAattagggaccttgcccaagggcccttataaTTTTTctcatcaggctgggatttgaactgaggatcctctggtctcaagcccaatgctttaaccactacgccatcacctcccccagggcTCAACTCACATTAGTAGAAAGACAGTGGATTTGGTCCTGGCTCACATTGCTGTCTCAAATGTTGACATTGTCTCTTGCATCGCTGGTTTCagattattaagtttacagttgccTTGTCCACTGGGACAAGATGGTTATTTATCATCACGGCGATGcattaactcctcaactacaaatgAACTtggagctagactgcctgatatcttagcgtcaCTTTTGGAACATGTTcattcagtagatagtcttgtggacagcttaacCTTAGTGATCACAAACACACTGGACATAATCGCTCCACTtacactacccccccccccccccccaaaaaaaaaacctgctgtcgTTGGTTCAGTGATCATCTACGTGGCCCTCATGCATAAATCTTGAGGTCTTGAGCAAAAATGCTGTAGCTCAAACTAGGaaatattccaccttgcgtggtgcgatgctattctagactataagcaCACACTATTGGCTGGAAAACAGGCCTACTACTcttatttgatcaacaaaaacgagtataattcaaagttcctgtttgaTACAGTGGCAACGCTGATtcaaggacaaccacctgtaagttgctctccaTTTGCTACTCAAGATCTCTTAGCTTACTTCGAAAAGAAAATGGATGACATTAGGTCtattatatcccagcatgccttattcCTGCCACTGCACCCTGTTACTGATGTGGGTGCCATTGCTGACAACTCACCTAGATTTACTGGATTTGATATTATCGCACTGGGTGCACTGACGAAACCTGTGATTTCTCCTAAATGCACAACCTGTCTCATTGACCCTGTACCAACCAAACTGTTTAAGAACCTGTGGATCAGGTCAGTCTGgagccctggggtgcagggccaggatCGGTCATTGGTGTGGTCAGTGCCTTGGACAGAGCCTGTTGCATCACTGACTGAAAGTCCTGGCCTGTAGCCTGCCAGTGCTGGACATGGACATCTTTGTATTAGAGACCCAAGATGGAATCTGCTGtattttcaattaaggactctgtttttgttgctcttgttttttttttttttgtttgtttgttttttgtaaagaaCCTTTTGTAAAATCTATAAAAACCTTGTGGCTGTTAGGATGGACTAAGCagtgggtctgcttgaggtttcttcttcattatcaccagatggagtttttccttgttatcggcccttcagagtggccgttgttttggggggtgttttgtcaggaaaattataatttcactACATTGATTACATTcaatgcagcgg is part of the Thalassophryne amazonica chromosome 11, fThaAma1.1, whole genome shotgun sequence genome and harbors:
- the LOC117519668 gene encoding PRELI domain-containing protein 1, mitochondrial-like encodes the protein MARKKRKQQGVVQKELVPGQQPTAKSSAAPGDAAGGGDAALDRRLPPPGRPISPSNHVLTEDIVFREVTPANCLISRRLLTKTSRAPRWMERYLPKHMASLAYIIEDSIVDPQASTMTTVTWNITHARLMSVEERCEYRVNAENGSWTEIRREAWISSNIYGLSRAIQEFGLARFKTSVAKTMKGFEFVLAKMQGETPSRTLAEAATERARQTALAAKKKAKVLTTHAPKTQYV